The following are from one region of the Gloeomargarita sp. SKYB120 genome:
- the pcrA gene encoding DNA helicase PcrA, with amino-acid sequence MDDWLLSGLNAAQRRAVQHFCGPLLVVAGAGSGKTRTLTYRIAYLLEHYRVDPEHIVAVTFTNKAAREIKTRVEDLLAQRLAQRAQEDWTRLSPAAQQHWRSQVYQQFTRYLWMGTFHSLCARLLRYDIEKYRDEQGRQWTRNFTILDENDAQSLIKQIVNEMNLDERRFEPRQVYYTISRLKNQGKTPSQYEREEPNYRGRVIAEVYSRYQQELARNNSLDFDDLLLVPVRLFRQNEQVLAYWHQRFRHIAVDEYQDTNHIQYEFIRLLVTQGAEIQDVAWDNRSIFVVGDADQSIYRFRGADFTILMNFQNDFGDRLPDDDTRTMVKLEDNYRSVANILEAANHLIRHNQERIDKVLRPTREAGHKICTFEATDERDEADYVLHQLRRLRQQHPEYTWRSFAILYRTNAQSRVLEEVLVRGNVPYRVVGGVRFYERKEIKDALAYLRLLVNPADNLSLLRVINTPKRGLGKVTLDQLVQEAMAQGRSLWQVLTDPDQLAAFPSRTRKGLQDFVQLIERWQQELNQKTAPEIIQGILTESGYRRELEQEGTDEALERLQNLQELVNAAIQYGEENDDPSLVGFLASASLASDTDELQEGADRVTLMTLHASKGLEFPVVFLVGLEQGLFPNFRALHDPAALEEERRLCYVGITRAKERLFLTHATSRRLYGNQREPAMASMFLQELPPHVVEMDRGRFGLPAPNPPSKPRSKNTHRWQVGDRCLHQTIGVGKVVAVSDDAKRPFLFVRFENRFTLHLIDPRREKLIPLED; translated from the coding sequence ATGGATGATTGGCTTTTATCGGGTTTAAATGCGGCCCAACGGCGGGCTGTACAACATTTTTGCGGCCCCCTGCTGGTGGTAGCCGGTGCCGGTTCGGGTAAAACCCGCACCCTAACCTACCGCATCGCCTACCTGCTGGAGCACTACCGCGTGGACCCGGAACATATCGTGGCGGTCACCTTTACCAACAAGGCGGCGCGGGAAATCAAAACGCGAGTGGAGGACCTACTGGCCCAACGGCTGGCACAACGGGCGCAGGAAGATTGGACGCGCCTTTCACCGGCAGCCCAGCAGCACTGGCGCTCCCAGGTCTATCAGCAGTTCACCCGCTATCTGTGGATGGGGACGTTCCACAGTTTGTGCGCCCGTCTCCTGCGCTATGACATCGAGAAATATCGGGACGAACAGGGACGCCAGTGGACCCGCAATTTCACCATCCTGGACGAAAACGACGCCCAAAGCTTGATCAAACAAATCGTGAACGAAATGAATCTGGACGAGCGCCGGTTTGAACCTCGCCAAGTTTACTACACCATCAGTCGCCTGAAAAACCAGGGGAAAACCCCCAGCCAGTATGAACGGGAAGAGCCCAACTACCGAGGCCGGGTCATCGCCGAAGTGTACAGTCGTTACCAGCAGGAACTTGCCCGCAATAACAGCCTGGACTTTGACGATTTGCTCCTGGTGCCCGTGCGTTTATTTCGTCAGAACGAGCAGGTGCTGGCCTACTGGCACCAGCGATTTCGCCACATCGCCGTAGATGAATACCAGGACACCAACCACATCCAGTACGAATTCATTCGGTTGCTAGTTACCCAGGGCGCTGAGATTCAGGACGTAGCGTGGGACAATCGCTCGATTTTTGTGGTGGGGGACGCGGACCAATCCATCTACCGGTTCCGGGGTGCCGATTTCACTATCCTGATGAATTTTCAAAACGACTTTGGCGACCGTCTTCCCGACGACGACACCCGCACGATGGTCAAGCTGGAGGACAACTACCGCTCAGTCGCCAACATCCTGGAGGCGGCCAATCACCTGATCCGCCACAACCAGGAACGCATTGACAAGGTGTTGCGCCCGACCCGCGAAGCCGGCCACAAAATCTGCACCTTTGAAGCCACCGACGAGCGGGACGAGGCCGATTATGTCCTGCACCAGTTGCGCCGGTTACGCCAGCAACACCCTGAGTACACCTGGCGGAGTTTTGCCATTTTGTATCGCACCAACGCCCAATCCCGCGTCCTAGAAGAGGTGCTGGTGCGGGGCAATGTGCCCTACCGCGTGGTGGGGGGCGTGCGGTTCTACGAGCGTAAAGAAATTAAGGACGCCTTGGCTTACCTGCGCCTGCTGGTTAACCCTGCTGACAACCTAAGCCTGCTGCGGGTGATCAACACCCCCAAACGGGGCCTGGGCAAGGTGACGCTGGACCAACTGGTGCAAGAAGCGATGGCTCAGGGGCGTTCCCTATGGCAAGTGCTGACAGACCCCGACCAACTGGCCGCCTTCCCCAGCCGCACCCGCAAAGGTCTCCAGGATTTTGTGCAACTGATTGAGCGTTGGCAACAGGAACTGAACCAGAAGACGGCGCCGGAGATCATCCAGGGGATTTTGACCGAATCGGGCTACCGGCGGGAACTGGAACAGGAGGGCACTGACGAGGCTCTGGAACGGTTGCAGAACCTGCAGGAGCTGGTGAACGCTGCCATCCAGTACGGCGAAGAAAACGACGACCCTTCACTGGTGGGCTTTCTAGCCAGCGCATCGTTGGCATCAGACACCGACGAGTTGCAAGAAGGGGCGGACCGGGTGACCCTGATGACCCTGCATGCCTCTAAAGGGCTGGAGTTTCCGGTGGTGTTCCTGGTGGGGTTAGAGCAGGGTCTCTTTCCCAATTTCCGCGCCCTGCACGACCCGGCGGCCCTGGAGGAGGAGCGCCGCTTGTGCTACGTGGGCATCACCCGCGCCAAGGAGCGCCTGTTCCTTACCCACGCCACTTCCCGGCGTCTCTACGGCAACCAGCGGGAACCGGCTATGGCCTCAATGTTTCTGCAGGAGTTACCCCCGCACGTGGTGGAGATGGACCGAGGCCGGTTTGGGCTACCCGCGCCAAACCCCCCATCTAAACCCAGAAGCAAAAACACCCACCGCTGGCAAGTTGGGGACCGTTGCCTGCACCAGACCATTGGTGTGGGGAAAGTCGTGGCGGTTTCAGACGACGCCAAGCGCCCTTTCCTGTTTGTCCGGTTCGAAAACCGGTTCACGCTCCACCTGATTGACCCGCGCCGGGAGAAATTGATCCCCCTGGAGGACTAG
- a CDS encoding sugar ABC transporter permease, with protein sequence MTRLLPWLCLAPALGLLGVFTFWPMGFLVGLSLTQGSLTRRGSYWVGLANYARLLSDPDFAQVLVNTLIYTVGTVVPAVILPLVLAVMLNQNLPGRSLWRLLYFLPSVISLVAAGLAFRWLFQTEGPLNQLFHLSIPWLSQPWGARVALIVVSVWHQLGFNLVVFLAGLQTIPLTQYEAALLDGANAWQRFWYITLPNLRPTLVLVTVTTTLFTLRNFEPVYVMTGGGPLNRTNILVYYIYDQAFNQFDLGYAAAAAVVLFTVVLGLLLWRLKTVG encoded by the coding sequence ATGACTCGTCTGTTGCCCTGGTTGTGCCTGGCACCGGCGCTGGGTCTTTTAGGCGTCTTTACCTTCTGGCCAATGGGGTTTCTCGTGGGTTTGAGTTTGACCCAGGGTAGTCTGACCCGCCGTGGAAGCTACTGGGTGGGGTTGGCCAATTACGCTCGCCTGCTCAGCGACCCCGATTTTGCGCAGGTGCTGGTCAATACGCTGATTTACACGGTGGGGACGGTGGTTCCAGCGGTGATATTGCCCCTGGTGCTGGCGGTGATGTTGAACCAAAACCTGCCGGGCCGGAGCCTGTGGCGCTTGCTCTACTTTTTGCCCTCTGTCATCTCCCTGGTGGCGGCGGGTTTGGCGTTTCGATGGCTGTTTCAAACCGAGGGGCCGTTGAACCAGTTGTTCCACCTGTCCATCCCCTGGCTGAGCCAACCCTGGGGGGCGCGGGTGGCGCTGATAGTGGTCAGCGTCTGGCATCAATTGGGCTTTAACCTGGTGGTGTTTTTAGCCGGTTTGCAAACGATTCCCCTGACCCAGTACGAAGCGGCGTTACTTGATGGCGCCAATGCCTGGCAACGGTTCTGGTACATCACCCTGCCCAACCTGCGGCCCACGCTGGTGCTGGTGACCGTCACAACGACCCTCTTTACCCTACGCAACTTTGAACCGGTGTACGTGATGACCGGCGGCGGCCCCTTGAACCGCACCAACATCCTGGTTTATTACATCTATGACCAGGCATTTAACCAATTTGATTTGGGCTATGCGGCGGCGGCGGCAGTGGTGCTGTTTACCGTGGTGTTGGGGTTGCTCCTTTGGCGGTTAAAGACGGTTGGCTAA
- a CDS encoding NAD(P)H-quinone oxidoreductase subunit J, with product MTPTEVGPISRWLTEQGFAHQYLGRDHQGVEILRVERDVLLPIATALYGYGFNYLRCQGGYDVGPGQDLVSFYYLVKLADNADRPEEVCVKVFLPRHDPKVPSVYWIWRAADWQERETYDLYGIEYVGHPHLKRILLPEDWVGWPMRKDYITPDFYELQDAY from the coding sequence ATAACTCCAACTGAGGTGGGCCCGATTTCCCGCTGGTTGACCGAGCAGGGGTTTGCCCACCAGTACTTGGGGCGCGACCACCAGGGTGTGGAAATCCTGCGGGTGGAGCGGGACGTACTCCTGCCAATTGCCACGGCGCTCTACGGTTACGGGTTTAACTACCTGCGTTGCCAGGGGGGCTATGACGTCGGGCCAGGGCAAGACCTGGTGAGCTTTTACTACCTGGTGAAACTGGCGGACAACGCCGACCGGCCCGAGGAGGTCTGCGTCAAGGTGTTTTTGCCTCGCCATGACCCGAAGGTGCCGTCCGTCTACTGGATTTGGCGAGCAGCAGACTGGCAGGAGCGGGAGACCTACGACCTCTACGGCATCGAGTACGTTGGTCATCCGCACTTGAAGCGCATCCTGTTACCAGAGGACTGGGTGGGCTGGCCGATGCGCAAGGACTATATCACGCCCGATTTTTACGAGTTGCAGGATGCCTACTGA
- a CDS encoding NADH dehydrogenase subunit K has product MTPTFGEAKILNPVDRPQVTQDLANNVILTTLNDLYDWARLSSLWPLLYGTSCCFIEFAALIGSRFDFDRFGLIPRSSPRQADLIITAGTITMKMAPALVRLYEQMPDPKYVIAMGACTITGGMFSTDSYTVVRGVDKIIPVDVYLPGCPPKPEAIIDAIIKLRKKIAQEDARERRLYEQTHRYFTVKHELKVVPPVHTGQYLQSPTRQAPPLELAQAMGMPVPPALQAQAVEVSGGGKS; this is encoded by the coding sequence ATGACGCCGACGTTTGGGGAGGCCAAAATTCTGAATCCGGTGGACCGGCCCCAAGTAACCCAAGACTTAGCCAATAACGTTATCCTAACCACTTTGAATGACTTGTACGATTGGGCGCGCTTATCGAGTCTATGGCCCTTGCTGTATGGCACGAGTTGTTGCTTCATTGAATTTGCCGCCCTGATTGGGTCGCGGTTTGACTTCGACCGGTTTGGGTTGATTCCCCGGTCCAGCCCGCGGCAGGCGGATTTGATCATCACGGCGGGCACGATCACGATGAAGATGGCGCCAGCGTTGGTGCGGTTGTACGAGCAAATGCCTGACCCCAAATACGTGATTGCCATGGGGGCCTGCACGATTACGGGGGGGATGTTCAGCACCGATTCCTACACCGTCGTGCGGGGCGTGGACAAGATCATTCCGGTGGATGTGTACCTGCCGGGTTGTCCGCCCAAGCCTGAGGCTATCATTGATGCCATCATCAAGTTGCGCAAGAAGATTGCCCAGGAGGATGCGCGGGAACGGCGGTTGTACGAACAGACCCACCGCTACTTCACGGTTAAGCATGAGTTGAAGGTGGTACCGCCGGTGCATACGGGTCAATACCTGCAAAGCCCGACGCGGCAAGCGCCCCCCTTGGAGTTGGCCCAAGCGATGGGGATGCCAGTTCCTCCGGCATTGCAAGCCCAAGCGGTGGAGGTCAGCGGTGGCGGCAAATCCTGA
- a CDS encoding NAD(P)H-quinone oxidoreductase subunit 3 yields the protein MFELQGYDYLLMFLLVCSLVPIAALGLSAWLRAKGTGPERRTNYESGMEPLGEAWIQFNIRYYMFALVFVVFDVETVFLYPWAVAFNQLGLLAFVEALIFIAILVIALVYAWRKGALEWS from the coding sequence GTGTTTGAGCTACAGGGCTACGACTATCTGTTAATGTTTTTGCTGGTGTGCAGTCTCGTGCCGATTGCGGCGTTGGGTTTATCGGCCTGGCTACGGGCTAAGGGCACCGGTCCTGAGCGGCGCACCAATTACGAGTCGGGGATGGAACCCTTGGGGGAAGCTTGGATACAGTTCAACATCCGCTACTACATGTTTGCGCTGGTGTTTGTAGTGTTTGATGTTGAGACGGTTTTTCTCTACCCCTGGGCGGTGGCGTTTAACCAGTTAGGATTACTTGCATTTGTTGAAGCTTTAATTTTTATTGCTATCCTGGTAATTGCATTGGTCTATGCCTGGCGCAAAGGAGCTTTGGAATGGTCATGA
- a CDS encoding protein kinase produces MMKVVGQRQHSLGPMSYCLNPDCLAPDKNSPDALNCSACGSSLVLKGRYRAIKPIGKGSFGRTFQAVDESLPSRPRCVIKLFQPQVITSPEQMQKAMVLFEQEAVQLDRLGNHPQIPDLLAYFVLEGRSYLVQEFIDGQDLAEELLRQGPFDETKIRQLLADLLPVLDYIHREQVIHRDIKPKNIIRRAADQKLFLVDFGAVKFVRESGLFKTGTAIGSSGFAAPEQLMGKAVFASDLYSLGATCIYLLTGISPAKLFNIRENVWLWRQALKQPLSEGLMDFLDKLVQRLPGQRFASAAQALEALQRLEQPARSVSTLGRLGALGTPVNPLPGLGRLGTTPPVTLKGDGGTSPPGLGTFPPGQPSCLDVGTTPPSRLGVTSGHLRPPTRIGAPTPPPQVTTVQTEPLWPCEHTLTGHSHWVKALCFSPDSRYLFSCGRDGAVLCWNLNSPAYPRPLQWGGNPGGLHALALSPDGRFLAAAGEDRVIKIWQLPGDKPIRTLGNLFNKHGGTIDALAIRPDGLVLASASEDRTVKLWQVDNGALLTTLHGHASYVRSVAFTPDGRLVVSASWDNSVKVWLTDGGDPLRNIIGPSSFSGSGFNAVAVSPNGRVIAAGGEDTAVHLWHLHNGDPIATLTGHREGVRAIAYSSQGRYLASGGWEGEIRIWDGQSYAHLLTLTGHEKGITCLAFSPDQQWLASGSRDNTIRLWRVMR; encoded by the coding sequence ATGATGAAGGTGGTCGGCCAGCGCCAGCATTCCCTTGGTCCTATGAGCTACTGCCTCAACCCCGACTGCCTTGCCCCGGACAAGAATTCGCCTGACGCCCTTAACTGCTCGGCCTGTGGGAGTTCACTCGTTCTGAAAGGTCGTTATCGCGCCATCAAGCCCATTGGTAAAGGGAGTTTTGGCCGTACTTTTCAAGCGGTGGATGAGAGTCTCCCTTCCCGCCCCCGTTGCGTCATCAAACTGTTCCAGCCTCAGGTGATCACCTCCCCAGAGCAAATGCAAAAGGCGATGGTCCTGTTTGAGCAGGAGGCGGTGCAACTGGACCGGCTGGGCAACCACCCCCAGATCCCTGACCTGCTGGCCTACTTCGTCCTGGAGGGGCGCTCCTACCTGGTGCAGGAATTTATTGACGGGCAAGACCTGGCGGAGGAACTCCTGCGGCAAGGGCCATTTGATGAGACAAAGATTCGCCAACTGCTGGCGGACTTGCTGCCGGTTCTGGACTACATCCATCGGGAGCAGGTTATCCACCGGGACATCAAACCCAAGAACATCATCCGTCGGGCGGCGGACCAAAAGCTGTTTTTGGTGGACTTTGGGGCGGTCAAGTTTGTGCGGGAGTCGGGCCTGTTCAAAACCGGTACGGCCATCGGCAGCAGTGGCTTTGCCGCGCCGGAACAGCTGATGGGCAAGGCGGTTTTCGCCAGCGACCTCTACAGCTTGGGGGCCACTTGCATCTACCTGCTCACGGGCATTTCCCCCGCCAAGTTGTTCAACATCCGCGAGAACGTCTGGCTGTGGCGCCAGGCCCTCAAACAACCCCTGAGCGAAGGCTTGATGGACTTTTTGGACAAGCTGGTGCAGCGGTTGCCGGGTCAGCGGTTTGCGTCGGCGGCCCAGGCTCTCGAGGCGTTGCAACGGCTGGAACAACCGGCCCGGTCGGTGAGCACGCTGGGACGGCTCGGCGCATTGGGAACCCCAGTCAATCCCTTGCCGGGATTAGGCCGCTTGGGCACGACCCCGCCGGTGACGCTGAAAGGGGATGGTGGCACCTCGCCACCGGGCTTGGGGACCTTTCCCCCCGGTCAACCAAGTTGTCTAGACGTGGGAACAACGCCGCCGAGTCGCTTAGGCGTTACTTCGGGTCACTTGCGCCCTCCCACTCGGATTGGCGCGCCCACGCCGCCGCCTCAGGTGACGACCGTCCAGACGGAACCGCTGTGGCCCTGCGAGCACACGTTAACGGGGCATAGCCACTGGGTCAAGGCCTTGTGCTTTAGTCCCGACAGCCGATACCTGTTCAGTTGTGGCCGCGATGGCGCGGTCCTGTGCTGGAACTTGAACAGCCCGGCCTATCCTCGGCCCCTGCAGTGGGGGGGCAACCCCGGCGGCCTGCATGCTTTAGCCCTCAGTCCCGATGGCCGGTTTTTGGCGGCAGCTGGCGAGGACCGGGTGATCAAGATTTGGCAACTGCCGGGGGATAAACCGATTCGCACGCTCGGGAATTTGTTTAACAAGCACGGGGGGACAATTGACGCCCTGGCAATTCGCCCGGATGGACTGGTTTTGGCTAGCGCTAGTGAGGACCGTACGGTGAAGCTGTGGCAGGTGGACAACGGCGCGCTTCTGACCACCCTACATGGCCACGCCAGCTATGTGCGCTCGGTGGCCTTCACCCCGGATGGGCGGTTAGTTGTCAGCGCTAGTTGGGATAACAGCGTCAAGGTTTGGTTGACGGATGGGGGTGACCCCCTGCGCAACATCATCGGGCCGTCGAGCTTCAGCGGCAGTGGCTTTAACGCTGTTGCCGTCAGTCCCAACGGGCGGGTGATTGCTGCTGGCGGCGAGGATACGGCGGTCCACCTGTGGCACCTGCACAATGGCGACCCAATTGCCACCTTGACGGGACACCGGGAGGGCGTGCGGGCGATTGCCTACAGTTCTCAAGGGCGCTACCTGGCCAGCGGCGGGTGGGAAGGGGAAATCCGCATTTGGGATGGGCAATCCTACGCCCATCTACTGACGCTGACCGGCCATGAGAAGGGGATCACCTGTTTGGCCTTTAGCCCGGACCAGCAGTGGTTAGCTAGTGGCAGTCGCGACAACACCATCAGGCTGTGGCGGGTGATGCGCTAG
- a CDS encoding MBL fold metallo-hydrolase produces MTLGCRVYSPGHGGAGVCLVAHLGPYRLMLDCGLSRLDPYFDLTPPADWVVCSHAHPDHARGMLALHRGFPELPIYASEVTHRLLPLNWPVEEGLSGLGTGLPWRLPVHLAPDLTVELLPAGHLPGASLVWVQYQTPERVYSLLYAGNCFLANTRLTEGLRLDELRGLHPDVLILGAPAGTRKYPRRKQQEQHLAELVVWGLSRGQRVCIVAGGIGDAQEILLVLRTHYLLTGRPVCIGVDPVVARGCDALWDLLAFLPAPVQNFARHQGLFWDDRVYPHSYRWRVDEPPDRFDLLLCSDLPDFIDEDCRDWWVLWPEGEPLPREVPYQTYLLQAHNDGVATLQLIHTLRPQHLVLIHGLLPYLEDLAGLEELRNRYHVHVPSPGAWLELPVGTWVVGPTTEPAGSYEGELHETATGVRIELPPTLKADPRWLPFSATGLVEARWQGDELVLRGLTPKEVLATPPTPERSCAHCRYYRGQRCTQPESPLMGLQVAPEGYCDAFTPKDPSASPATA; encoded by the coding sequence ATGACCCTGGGATGCCGGGTTTACAGTCCAGGGCATGGGGGCGCTGGTGTTTGCTTAGTGGCGCATCTAGGGCCGTACCGGCTGATGCTGGACTGTGGACTCTCGCGGCTCGACCCCTACTTTGACCTGACGCCGCCAGCGGACTGGGTGGTTTGTTCCCATGCCCACCCTGACCATGCCCGGGGTATGCTGGCGTTGCACCGGGGCTTTCCCGAGCTACCGATTTACGCCAGTGAAGTGACCCACCGCCTGTTGCCCCTAAACTGGCCGGTGGAGGAGGGATTGTCGGGATTGGGAACCGGGTTGCCCTGGCGGTTGCCGGTGCATCTGGCCCCCGACCTGACGGTGGAATTGCTCCCGGCGGGACATCTCCCAGGGGCCTCCCTGGTGTGGGTGCAGTACCAAACGCCAGAGCGGGTGTATTCGCTGCTCTACGCCGGGAATTGTTTTTTGGCCAACACGCGCTTGACGGAAGGGCTGCGATTGGACGAGTTGCGGGGGTTGCATCCCGATGTGCTCATCCTGGGAGCGCCAGCGGGCACGCGCAAATATCCCCGGCGCAAGCAGCAGGAACAACACCTGGCGGAGCTGGTCGTTTGGGGTCTGTCGCGAGGCCAGCGGGTGTGTATCGTGGCGGGAGGCATTGGCGACGCCCAGGAAATTCTACTGGTGTTGCGCACCCATTACCTGCTGACGGGCCGCCCCGTGTGTATCGGTGTGGACCCGGTGGTGGCGCGTGGATGTGACGCCCTGTGGGACCTACTGGCGTTTTTACCGGCCCCTGTCCAGAATTTTGCCCGTCACCAGGGGCTGTTTTGGGATGACCGGGTGTATCCCCACAGTTATCGCTGGCGGGTGGACGAGCCGCCCGACCGGTTTGACCTGCTGCTGTGTAGCGATTTGCCCGATTTCATTGACGAAGACTGCCGGGACTGGTGGGTGCTGTGGCCCGAGGGCGAACCCTTGCCTCGGGAGGTGCCGTACCAGACCTACCTGCTCCAGGCTCACAACGACGGCGTAGCCACCTTGCAGCTGATTCACACCCTGCGCCCGCAACATCTGGTGTTGATCCACGGGTTGCTTCCCTACCTGGAGGACCTGGCGGGGCTGGAGGAGCTGCGCAACCGCTATCACGTGCATGTGCCGTCGCCGGGCGCCTGGTTGGAATTGCCGGTGGGGACCTGGGTGGTTGGCCCGACGACCGAACCGGCAGGGAGCTACGAGGGCGAACTCCACGAAACCGCCACGGGTGTGCGCATTGAACTGCCCCCGACGTTGAAGGCCGACCCGCGCTGGTTGCCCTTCAGCGCCACAGGACTGGTGGAAGCCCGCTGGCAAGGCGACGAGCTGGTGCTGCGGGGACTCACGCCCAAAGAAGTCTTGGCCACGCCCCCTACGCCGGAGCGGTCCTGCGCCCATTGCCGGTACTACCGCGGGCAACGCTGTACCCAGCCGGAATCACCCCTGATGGGTCTCCAGGTGGCGCCCGAGGGCTACTGCGACGCCTTTACTCCCAAAGACCCTAGCGCATCACCCGCCACAGCCTGA
- the thiC gene encoding phosphomethylpyrimidine synthase ThiC: protein MAHLRTAWVAPRRGQANVTQMHYARRGIITEEMEYVARREQLPVTLIRDEVARGRMIIPANINHENLEPMCIGIASRCKVNANIGASPNSSDIQKELEKLALAVKYGADTVMDLSTGGGDLDAIRTAIIQNSPVPVGTVPVYQAFESVHGNLDKLTPEVFLDVIEKQAKQGVDYMTIHAGILMEHLPLVKNRITGIVSRGGGIMARWMLHHHRQNPLYTHFRDIIEIFKKYDVSFSLGDGLRPGCLHDASDEAQLAELKTLGELTRKAWEHDVQVMVEGPGHVPMDQIEFNVKKQMEECSEAPFYVLGPLVTDIAPGYDHIASAIGAALAGWYGTAMLCYVTPKEHLGLPNAEDVRNGLIAYKIAAHAADIARHRPGARDRDDELSRARYAFDWNRQFELALDPERAREYHDETLPDEIFKSAQFCSMCGPKFCPMQTKMDAEQLQELEKFLAKQG, encoded by the coding sequence ATGGCTCATTTACGTACTGCTTGGGTGGCCCCCCGCCGGGGTCAGGCCAACGTCACCCAAATGCACTATGCGCGGCGGGGGATCATCACGGAGGAGATGGAGTATGTGGCCCGGCGCGAGCAGTTACCGGTAACCCTCATCCGGGACGAAGTCGCCCGAGGACGAATGATCATCCCGGCCAACATCAATCACGAAAACCTGGAACCCATGTGCATTGGCATCGCCTCCCGGTGCAAGGTGAATGCCAATATCGGCGCATCGCCCAACTCGTCCGATATTCAAAAGGAGTTGGAAAAGCTGGCTCTGGCGGTGAAATACGGCGCCGACACGGTGATGGACCTGTCCACGGGTGGGGGCGATTTGGATGCCATTCGCACGGCCATCATTCAAAATTCGCCGGTGCCGGTGGGAACGGTGCCTGTTTACCAGGCGTTTGAGTCGGTGCATGGCAATTTGGACAAGCTCACGCCCGAAGTGTTCCTGGATGTGATTGAAAAGCAGGCCAAGCAGGGGGTGGACTACATGACCATCCACGCCGGGATTTTGATGGAACACCTGCCCCTGGTGAAAAACCGAATCACCGGGATTGTCTCGCGGGGCGGGGGGATCATGGCCCGCTGGATGTTGCACCACCACCGGCAAAACCCCCTTTACACCCACTTCCGGGACATCATCGAAATTTTCAAAAAGTACGACGTGTCCTTCAGTTTGGGGGATGGGCTGCGCCCTGGCTGCCTGCACGATGCGTCGGACGAGGCCCAACTGGCGGAGCTGAAAACCCTGGGCGAGCTGACCCGCAAGGCCTGGGAGCACGACGTGCAGGTGATGGTGGAAGGCCCGGGCCATGTGCCAATGGACCAGATTGAATTCAATGTGAAAAAACAAATGGAGGAGTGTTCCGAAGCGCCGTTCTACGTGCTGGGGCCGCTAGTGACGGACATTGCCCCGGGGTATGACCACATCGCGTCGGCGATTGGCGCGGCCTTAGCCGGGTGGTATGGGACAGCAATGCTGTGCTATGTCACGCCCAAGGAACATTTGGGACTCCCTAATGCCGAGGACGTGCGCAATGGGTTGATTGCCTACAAGATTGCGGCCCACGCCGCTGACATTGCCCGGCATCGGCCAGGGGCCAGGGACCGGGACGATGAACTCTCGCGGGCGCGGTATGCCTTTGACTGGAACCGGCAATTTGAATTGGCCCTTGACCCCGAACGGGCGCGGGAGTACCACGACGAAACCTTGCCGGACGAGATTTTCAAATCGGCCCAGTTCTGCTCCATGTGCGGCCCCAAGTTCTGTCCCATGCAGACCAAGATGGACGCCGAGCAACTCCAGGAACTGGAGAAATTCTTGGCCAAGCAGGGATAA
- a CDS encoding GNAT family N-acetyltransferase, with the protein MATRPLGLQDVSLLAQLLAACFPPPLNPGGCWTSLWERTIEHDIRQRLERDGDKILWLGTWREGKLVGAVELSQRQWRHRQYIYLANLAVAPAYRRQGIGRALLQLAEQAVQSWPQEQVYLHVMEDNQAARNLYAQLGYQVQRWEWTWRTWLGGPRRLLLAKTVCRYNQECSAV; encoded by the coding sequence TTGGCGACGCGACCGCTAGGGCTCCAGGACGTCAGTTTGCTGGCGCAGTTGCTGGCTGCCTGTTTCCCACCGCCGTTGAATCCAGGTGGGTGCTGGACGTCCCTATGGGAACGTACCATTGAACACGACATCCGCCAGCGCCTGGAGCGGGACGGCGACAAAATTCTCTGGCTCGGGACGTGGCGGGAGGGGAAGCTGGTGGGAGCGGTGGAACTCAGCCAGCGCCAGTGGCGGCATAGGCAGTATATTTACCTGGCGAATCTAGCGGTAGCGCCAGCGTATCGGCGTCAGGGGATTGGGCGAGCACTCCTGCAGCTAGCGGAGCAGGCGGTACAGTCCTGGCCCCAGGAGCAGGTGTATCTCCACGTGATGGAGGACAACCAAGCGGCCCGCAATCTCTACGCCCAGTTGGGCTACCAGGTGCAGCGGTGGGAATGGACCTGGCGTACCTGGTTGGGGGGCCCTCGGCGGTTGCTGTTAGCCAAAACCGTTTGCCGGTACAATCAAGAGTGTTCTGCCGTTTGA